The following DNA comes from Mastomys coucha isolate ucsf_1 unplaced genomic scaffold, UCSF_Mcou_1 pScaffold11, whole genome shotgun sequence.
GGAGGACTAATTCCTGCTGCTCACATCTGCTCAGATGGCTGTGGTGACATTTGTCCAGGCCTGTGCCCTGTGcatacgcgcgcacacacacaagcacactcaccGCTCCCCAGGCACTGGGCTTTGTTGCATCACTGTCCAGTGGATCTGATAActcggcaggcaggcaggagtaGGGCAGAACGGAGCCCCTGTTCCAAGAAAGTTCAGTACACCACAGACTAGGTTTAGTTTTTGGtcattttaattgtaaaaacCAAGACGTTTATATAAATAAGACCGCTGTGTAAAATATGATTCACCCTTCTACTAAAACCCTTCTTCCCACACTCAAAAAGAATCTAGAAAAGCCAGCAAGGTAAGAAGTACAAATCGCATGCGGTCCCTGATGAAGTCCCTGGCAGGCCAGGTTTCCCTGCTAACGGGGCCTCACGGTGAGATCACTCCTGGCCCAGGTGTCTCACCGGGAGCTCAGCAACACTTTTGAGAAGTCGCTCTACACCACAGCCCTAGCTATCAGCCATGCAGCTGTTCTGGTGGAGGTGGTATGAAAGGtttgtgtggcccaggctgggagAAGGGGACAGGAAGACTGTGTGATCCTCGTGCCAAAGCCAGGGCTGTGAACTGCTGGTCCAGTAAGATGTGGTGGTCTGTTCAGCCCCCGGGTCaggctggggaaggggaggggaactCCTTCGCCAGTGACAAGGAGAGACTTGCCCTGTGTCTCATGAGAGGAGCCTCGTCTTTGGCTGACTCCACATGGCCACTAACAACAAGGGCAGTAGATACTTCCCAGCAGTCCTTGGGGCAGAAGGGCTTTGGGACTGCTGGGATGGAAGGTGGGACCACTCCATTGAAAGGAGAAGAATCCCATGCCTCACGCCCCCCACCTGCCACATCCCACGCTCATGTACACAGAGATGCCTGTCCACAGCTCAGAGCTCAGAGGGAGACAACGgtgagcctgggagtggagaggtcACCAAGTTGACACTCTGGGTGCAGCTCAGGAAACTGGTATACAAGGACAAAAGAAAAGACTCGACTCTCCTCAAGAGAGCCAGGCTCTGCTGAGGGGAGCCTGGGAAGCCCCCCCAGCCCAGAGGACAGGTGGGAGAGCTGCAGGGGTGGGGGTCAGGAgcacttccacacacacaccgCCAGGGTTCCCCCAAAGTACAGGTACAGGAGGTTCTTCACCTCGTGGGTAATCTCAAACCCAAACCCCTCGCCGATCACCACATGCCAGGAGGAGCCGAACTTCTTGTCCATTGTCTCCTTGATCATCTTTGCAGCActctggaagggagagggtgCCGATCAGGGGCAGTGACAGGCATATGCCAGATCCTCCACCAGGAAGGAGAAACGTGCCACTGAGCTCCAGGCAGAAACAGGCTGCTGCCCCAGCCTGACATCAGTCTGCCTACAAGATCACCACAGACATTTCTACACTTCTGCAGGGGACAGCAGATACTTGTCAGTCAGGTAAAGGCTGGAAGAGATGATGGCTTGAGGAAGGCTGGGCTGAGGGCTGGCTGTGTCACTCTGGATTCCAGACTAGCACCAACACCCTCAAATGTGAACCAGAGAAAAGGGGCCCAAGGTtgttgtggagatcagaggaaatAAGAGAGTGGGGTGGTCAGTGTGAGGCACAACATGGGCCCTGCAGGATG
Coding sequences within:
- the Dnal4 gene encoding dynein light chain 4, axonemal, producing MGETEGKKEEADYKRLQTFPLVRHSDMPEEMRVETMELCVTACEKFSNNNESAAKMIKETMDKKFGSSWHVVIGEGFGFEITHEVKNLLYLYFGGTLAVCVWKCS